The Salegentibacter mishustinae genome includes a window with the following:
- a CDS encoding SGNH/GDSL hydrolase family protein, whose product MNRFLLFLILIVCISSCNISKDKSRNSYSVSTELVSTSGRTSEKKDSSLILINSASAIHFKAKTDTLIVDFELPETDHAYINLEISDTYKGRFKVKKSLPLKFPLNDRTGFHDISIFKATEASTGAVIVKKIEAFEIDKLDLPKRPEIEFIGNSITCGMGADTLEIPCGNGEWYDQHNAYMAYGPRIARALDTDFKLNCVSGMGMYRNWNDEDQPVMPDVYENLYLNSDSKEKGNFENAPDIISIALGTNDFSLGDGEKKRTEFNREKFTTAYIDFVEMLFSKYPNVKIALLDSPMLNAEQKSILSDVFKEIKNEFLEKEITIFQFKNISPGGCTGHPDIENHEAMAKQLIPFFRNLLKS is encoded by the coding sequence ATGAATAGATTTCTACTTTTCCTTATTTTAATTGTTTGTATTTCAAGTTGTAATATATCAAAAGATAAATCCCGGAATTCCTATAGTGTTTCCACGGAGCTAGTTTCCACATCAGGCAGAACTTCCGAAAAAAAGGACTCCAGCCTAATTTTGATTAATTCTGCTTCAGCTATTCATTTTAAAGCAAAAACTGATACTTTAATTGTTGATTTTGAATTACCCGAAACAGATCACGCTTATATTAATCTTGAAATTAGTGATACTTATAAAGGACGTTTTAAGGTAAAAAAAAGCCTTCCCTTAAAGTTCCCTTTAAACGATAGGACAGGTTTTCACGACATTTCCATATTTAAAGCTACTGAAGCCTCTACCGGCGCAGTTATTGTCAAAAAAATTGAAGCGTTTGAAATCGATAAATTAGATCTTCCCAAAAGGCCGGAAATTGAATTTATTGGAAATTCTATTACGTGTGGAATGGGTGCAGATACTCTAGAGATTCCTTGTGGTAATGGAGAGTGGTACGATCAGCATAACGCTTATATGGCTTATGGCCCCAGAATTGCGCGGGCACTAGATACTGATTTTAAACTGAATTGTGTTTCAGGAATGGGAATGTACCGAAACTGGAATGATGAAGACCAGCCAGTAATGCCTGATGTCTATGAGAATCTCTATTTAAATTCTGACTCGAAGGAAAAAGGAAATTTTGAAAATGCTCCTGATATAATTAGTATTGCCCTCGGTACTAATGATTTTTCGTTAGGAGATGGGGAGAAAAAGCGTACAGAATTTAACCGGGAGAAATTTACGACTGCTTATATTGACTTTGTTGAAATGCTTTTTTCAAAATACCCAAATGTAAAAATTGCTTTACTTGATAGTCCCATGCTTAACGCCGAACAGAAATCTATCCTTTCTGATGTTTTTAAGGAGATCAAAAATGAATTCTTAGAAAAGGAAATCACAATTTTTCAGTTTAAAAATATATCTCCAGGAGGTTGTACAGGGCACCCTGATATAGAAAACCATGAAGCAATGGCAAAACAACTCATTCCCTTTTTTAGAAATCTTTTAAAATCATAA
- a CDS encoding site-specific integrase: MASIKTILRKTSLRNGKYPVLLRVTKDRKSKFFGTPFEANLNEWDSKLGRFNKKFTQQLKSNRLIGKFEDRALEVISELEMNQDFYSLNDFERKFRTQSNPEASNIFAFWQEQIDEFKAAGRMSNAAIYHHTKNSMQKFTKQKSLHFYEVTPTFLDKYEVHLRNKGGTGGGIGVKMRAIRAIFNVAIKRGIIDEKLYPFKHYNISKLKGKAIKKALNIEEVHNLQNLDLSDKPHLINSRNFFIFSFYTRGMNFADMMRLKWSNVSGDRIHYTRAKTKGNFIIKIMPPVKEILDYYRKNKRPYIFPILFRDNLTPTQLNDRKRKTLSKFNKDLKELASLAEIDKPITSYVARHSFANCLKQKGAGTDIISESLGHQDIKTTKAYLKELDTAILDEASELLLQ, translated from the coding sequence ATGGCTTCAATTAAAACCATCCTTCGTAAAACTTCACTAAGAAACGGAAAATACCCAGTCTTATTAAGGGTAACCAAAGATCGTAAATCTAAATTTTTCGGAACTCCATTCGAAGCTAATTTAAATGAATGGGATTCTAAGTTGGGACGCTTTAATAAGAAGTTTACTCAGCAACTTAAGTCAAATCGATTAATAGGAAAATTTGAAGATCGTGCTTTAGAAGTAATTAGTGAATTGGAAATGAACCAGGACTTCTATTCTTTGAATGATTTTGAAAGGAAATTTAGAACGCAATCAAATCCTGAAGCTTCAAATATATTCGCATTTTGGCAAGAGCAAATTGATGAATTTAAAGCGGCAGGGAGAATGAGCAATGCAGCCATTTATCACCATACTAAGAATTCAATGCAGAAATTCACAAAACAAAAGTCTTTACATTTTTACGAAGTGACCCCTACCTTTTTAGATAAATATGAAGTACACCTTCGCAATAAAGGCGGAACCGGTGGAGGTATTGGCGTGAAAATGCGAGCTATACGGGCTATTTTCAATGTGGCAATAAAAAGGGGAATAATAGATGAAAAACTTTACCCTTTTAAACACTATAATATATCCAAACTAAAAGGTAAAGCAATTAAAAAAGCCCTTAACATTGAAGAGGTCCATAACCTACAAAATTTAGATTTAAGTGATAAGCCTCATCTAATCAACAGTAGAAACTTTTTTATTTTTAGCTTTTATACCAGGGGAATGAATTTCGCCGATATGATGAGGCTCAAATGGAGTAATGTTTCCGGTGACAGAATTCATTATACAAGAGCAAAAACCAAGGGAAACTTCATTATCAAAATTATGCCACCGGTAAAAGAAATACTTGACTATTACCGTAAAAATAAAAGACCGTACATTTTTCCAATACTTTTTAGGGACAACCTCACCCCCACACAATTAAACGACAGGAAAAGAAAAACCCTGAGCAAGTTTAATAAAGATCTAAAAGAATTAGCAAGTCTCGCAGAAATTGATAAACCCATTACGAGTTATGTTGCCAGACATAGCTTCGCCAATTGTTTAAAACAAAAAGGTGCGGGAACAGATATCATAAGTGAATCCCTCGGTCACCAGGATATAAAAACCACCAAAGCTTATCTAAAAGAGCTCGATACTGCCATACTGGATGAAGCCAGTGAATTATTGTTGCAGTAA